From the genome of Deinococcus sp. JMULE3, one region includes:
- a CDS encoding N-acetyltransferase has protein sequence MTDTVRIEPLSATPETLDALSDLLIATVAAGGSVSFMHPLAPAQARAFWEGSLTAAARGERVVLGAWQGARLLSTVTLILDCPPNQPHRAEIAKMMTAPDARGRGLALTLLREAEALARAHGRTLLVLDTASEGGASGLYERAGYVFAGEIPDYALKPHGGLTGTRLYYRRL, from the coding sequence ATGACCGACACCGTCCGTATCGAGCCGCTGAGCGCCACTCCCGAAACCCTGGACGCCCTGAGCGACCTGCTGATCGCCACCGTCGCCGCCGGGGGCTCCGTGAGCTTCATGCACCCCCTGGCCCCCGCGCAGGCCCGCGCGTTCTGGGAGGGTTCGCTGACGGCCGCCGCGCGTGGCGAACGCGTCGTGCTGGGCGCGTGGCAGGGCGCGAGGCTCCTGTCCACCGTCACGCTGATCCTCGACTGCCCGCCCAACCAGCCGCACCGCGCCGAGATCGCCAAGATGATGACCGCCCCGGACGCGCGCGGGCGCGGACTGGCCCTGACGCTGCTGCGCGAGGCCGAGGCCCTGGCCCGCGCGCACGGCCGCACGCTGCTCGTGCTGGACACCGCCAGCGAGGGCGGCGCGTCGGGCCTGTACGAACGCGCCGGGTACGTGTTCGCCGGGGAAATCCCCGATTACGCCCTGAAACCCCACGGGGGCCTGACCGGCACGCGCCTGTACTACCGGCGGCTCTGA
- the moaA gene encoding GTP 3',8-cyclase MoaA, with amino-acid sequence MLDLLGRPLRDLRISVTDRCNLRCTYCMPAEVFGPEYAFLPRAELLSFEEIERLARAFVSLGVRKLRITGGEPTLRRDLPTLIAALAAIPDVEDVAMTTNGLLLPRVAADLRAAGLKRVTVSIDSLDPEVFGRMNGLGTHPQKVMDGIEAALSAGLGVKVNTVVQRGVNDAGLRELWLALRELAPVRFIEFMDVGNHNGWNLDSVVPSREVLARLGGEDGAGHFRPVRADYRGEVASRYADPVGREVGLISSVTAPFCGDCSRARISAVGVLYTCLFASGGTDLRAALRGGASDGALRELIAGVWAGRGDRYSEERGEATAALRPKVEMSHIGG; translated from the coding sequence ATGCTCGACCTGCTGGGAAGGCCCCTGCGCGACCTGCGCATCAGCGTCACGGACCGCTGCAACCTGCGCTGCACGTACTGCATGCCCGCCGAGGTGTTCGGCCCGGAGTACGCCTTCCTGCCGCGCGCGGAACTGCTGAGTTTCGAGGAGATCGAGCGGCTGGCCCGCGCGTTCGTGTCGCTGGGGGTGCGGAAGCTGCGGATCACGGGCGGCGAGCCGACCCTGCGGCGGGACCTGCCCACCCTGATCGCGGCGCTGGCGGCCATTCCGGACGTGGAGGACGTGGCGATGACCACGAACGGGCTGCTGCTGCCGCGCGTGGCGGCGGACCTGCGGGCGGCGGGATTGAAGCGGGTGACGGTCAGCATCGACAGCCTGGACCCGGAGGTCTTCGGGCGCATGAACGGCCTGGGGACTCATCCGCAGAAGGTCATGGACGGGATCGAGGCGGCGCTGAGTGCCGGGCTGGGCGTGAAGGTGAACACGGTGGTGCAGCGTGGCGTGAACGACGCGGGCCTGCGCGAGCTGTGGCTGGCGCTGCGTGAGCTGGCCCCGGTGCGGTTCATCGAGTTCATGGACGTGGGGAATCACAACGGCTGGAATCTGGACAGTGTGGTGCCCAGCCGGGAGGTGCTGGCCCGGCTGGGGGGCGAGGACGGGGCCGGTCACTTCCGGCCGGTGCGCGCGGACTACCGGGGTGAGGTGGCGTCGCGGTACGCGGACCCGGTGGGGCGTGAGGTGGGGCTGATCAGTTCGGTGACGGCGCCGTTCTGCGGGGACTGCTCGCGGGCGCGGATCTCGGCGGTGGGGGTGCTGTACACCTGTCTGTTCGCGTCGGGCGGCACGGATCTGCGTGCGGCGCTGCGGGGGGGCGCGTCGGACGGGGCGCTGCGGGAGCTGATCGCGGGCGTGTGGGCGGGCCGGGGGGACCGGTACAGTGAGGAGCGGGGCGAGGCGACGGCGGCCCTGCGCCCGAAGGTGGAGATGTCGCATATCGGGGGCTGA
- a CDS encoding cation acetate symporter has translation MTFLLAAIIVAVTLGVTFWASKRNTSAGDFYVAGGRISATQNGIAIAGDYMSAASFLGITGLIALNGYDGFMYSVGWFIAYLTVLFIVAEPLRNLGKYTLADMLVYRLKDPRVRTYAAVSTIVISTFYMIAQVVGAGSLISLLSRGAISADLAIPLVGVLMIIYVVVGGMLATTWVQIIKAMLLMFATIVMTVLILSRFGWSFSSLLGQVEAKNGAEFLGAGVKYKNPIDLISLCLALVLGTAGLPHILVRFFTVPTAQDARKSVVWAMVLIGAFYVMTAFMGNAANALLGKGAIEAANKAGNMAAPLLAENLFGGAGTLGGEFGLAFVTAVAFATILAVVAGLTISASTSFTHDIYNGVLKGGQASEKDQFRVARLATVAVGVAAILLGLAAKTQNVAFLVALAFALAASANLPVILFTLFWRKFNATGAMWGIVGGILFTLLLIAISPNIMKIDPDTLTTGRHLIQANAIFPLENPGLISIPMGFLFAYLGTLIGARRHTPEDDRVFEDMQFRAYTGAGVDGTVAAHD, from the coding sequence GTGACCTTCCTGCTCGCCGCGATCATCGTCGCCGTCACGCTGGGCGTCACCTTCTGGGCCAGCAAACGCAACACCAGTGCCGGGGACTTCTACGTCGCCGGGGGCCGCATCAGCGCCACCCAGAACGGCATCGCCATCGCCGGGGACTACATGAGCGCCGCCAGCTTCCTGGGCATCACCGGCCTGATCGCCCTGAACGGCTACGACGGCTTCATGTACTCCGTCGGGTGGTTCATCGCGTACCTGACCGTGCTGTTCATCGTCGCCGAACCGCTGCGCAACCTCGGCAAGTACACCCTGGCCGACATGCTGGTCTACCGCCTGAAAGACCCCCGCGTGCGCACCTACGCCGCCGTCAGCACCATCGTGATCAGCACCTTCTACATGATCGCGCAGGTCGTCGGCGCCGGAAGCCTGATCAGCCTGCTCTCCCGGGGCGCGATCAGCGCCGACCTCGCCATTCCGCTCGTCGGCGTACTGATGATCATCTACGTCGTCGTGGGCGGCATGCTGGCCACCACCTGGGTGCAGATCATCAAGGCCATGCTGCTGATGTTCGCCACCATCGTCATGACCGTCCTGATCCTCAGCCGCTTCGGCTGGAGTTTCTCGAGCCTGCTGGGACAGGTGGAAGCCAAGAACGGCGCGGAATTCCTCGGTGCGGGCGTGAAATACAAGAACCCCATCGACCTGATCAGCCTGTGCCTCGCGCTGGTGCTCGGCACCGCCGGCCTGCCCCACATCCTCGTGCGCTTCTTCACCGTCCCCACCGCGCAGGACGCCCGCAAGAGCGTCGTGTGGGCCATGGTCCTGATCGGCGCGTTCTACGTCATGACCGCCTTCATGGGCAACGCCGCCAACGCCCTGCTCGGCAAAGGCGCCATCGAGGCCGCGAACAAGGCCGGGAACATGGCCGCGCCGCTGCTCGCCGAGAACCTCTTCGGTGGGGCGGGCACCCTGGGCGGCGAGTTCGGCCTGGCGTTCGTGACCGCCGTCGCCTTCGCCACCATCCTCGCGGTCGTCGCGGGCCTGACCATCAGCGCGTCCACGAGCTTCACGCACGACATCTACAACGGCGTCCTGAAAGGCGGACAGGCCAGCGAGAAGGACCAGTTCCGCGTCGCCCGCCTCGCCACCGTCGCCGTGGGCGTCGCCGCGATCCTGCTGGGCCTGGCCGCCAAAACCCAGAACGTCGCGTTCCTGGTCGCGCTGGCCTTCGCGCTGGCCGCCAGTGCCAACCTACCGGTCATCCTGTTCACGCTGTTCTGGCGCAAGTTCAACGCCACCGGCGCCATGTGGGGCATCGTGGGCGGCATCCTGTTCACGCTGCTGCTCATCGCCATCAGCCCCAACATCATGAAGATCGACCCGGACACCCTGACCACCGGCCGCCACCTGATCCAGGCGAACGCGATCTTCCCGCTGGAGAACCCCGGCCTGATCAGCATCCCCATGGGCTTCCTGTTCGCGTACCTGGGCACCCTGATCGGCGCCCGCCGCCACACCCCCGAAGACGACCGCGTCTTCGAGGACATGCAGTTCCGCGCCTACACCGGCGCCGGGGTGGACGGCACCGTCGCCGCACACGACTGA
- a CDS encoding XRE family transcriptional regulator gives MSTISNSGGDATEQAAQRLAQQITAEREARGWTQATLAGRAGVSKAAVSRIERGEMSPTAVTLLRLAGAFDLTLAGLLLRAEGGGGGGREHERLSRAAQQPEWRDPATGYTRRQLFATPAHPLEAVQVTLPAGASVTLPASSYAHIQQVVWVQSGELRLTEHRAPDLTWMLAAGDSLGFGTPCDVTFENPGTQPCTYAVFLARR, from the coding sequence ATGTCTACGATCAGCAACAGCGGTGGAGACGCGACTGAGCAGGCCGCGCAGCGACTGGCGCAGCAGATCACAGCCGAGCGGGAGGCGCGCGGCTGGACGCAGGCGACCCTGGCGGGCCGGGCCGGGGTGTCGAAGGCCGCCGTGAGCCGCATCGAGCGCGGCGAGATGAGCCCCACCGCCGTCACGCTGCTGCGCCTCGCCGGGGCGTTCGACCTGACCCTGGCGGGCCTGCTCCTGCGCGCCGAGGGTGGTGGTGGTGGGGGGCGCGAGCACGAGCGCCTGTCACGCGCCGCGCAGCAGCCCGAGTGGCGTGACCCCGCGACCGGGTACACCCGCCGCCAGCTGTTCGCCACACCCGCGCACCCGCTGGAGGCCGTGCAGGTCACCCTCCCGGCCGGGGCGAGCGTCACGCTGCCCGCCAGTTCGTACGCGCACATCCAGCAGGTGGTGTGGGTGCAGTCGGGTGAACTGCGCCTGACCGAGCACCGCGCGCCCGACCTGACCTGGATGTTGGCGGCGGGCGACAGCCTGGGCTTCGGGACGCCCTGCGACGTGACCTTCGAGAATCCTGGCACTCAGCCCTGCACGTACGCCGTCTTTCTCGCCCGGAGGTAA
- a CDS encoding DUF485 domain-containing protein: MTVTSATPAPRNAAYQQLVAQRNAFTLTMTVTFLVLYFLLPVLAGYNKPLMAQKVLGNVTFGYVLAFAEFIMGWVMAYIYVVKARTFDRLAQEARA; encoded by the coding sequence ATGACGGTAACCAGCGCCACGCCCGCCCCACGCAACGCCGCGTACCAGCAACTGGTCGCGCAGCGCAACGCCTTCACCCTCACCATGACCGTCACGTTCCTGGTGCTGTACTTCCTGCTGCCCGTCCTGGCCGGGTACAACAAGCCCCTGATGGCGCAGAAGGTCCTCGGGAACGTCACCTTCGGGTACGTCCTGGCCTTCGCGGAATTCATCATGGGCTGGGTCATGGCGTACATCTACGTCGTCAAGGCCCGCACCTTCGACCGGCTGGCCCAGGAGGCCCGCGCGTGA
- a CDS encoding tetratricopeptide repeat protein, giving the protein MGHVPHPPRLDVLMDLPAHLHPFEALLPQEHSPARVDALLELSAHPHPLLEQVALAEQARALAASLNDPARTARAELRLGHLLSGPEGLAQVRSAARRFEQLRDVDQELACALREAALLDDPHAQLGALLRAAELAEEAGQALTELDVQVRLGEHLRALGRAGRAAGAFTRAAELAEAHDARVQATGALLGLGELHLDDGHPQAALEPLRAAGHLTRGEGTAGQARALGGLGRAHAAQGDPERAARFLDAALPLAERLGEPALHATLLDARAGVHGAQGQPQEAHALLRRSLALTEQSRPDEHGRTLLALAAHLAGQGDTGQDQTAQARDTLGWALRYGLEHDRPGLIAGAHLALADLAETQQDMAEAAAQLRAWAASLDGQRRRDADREAQVQAAAHAAREALACRAARRETLHLIEGSVQDASTRLAAMQVMLERWRSTSMLDTESGAHSRPFGLEVLALHFNRCVRLRAPLTLAIVGVEVQAPPTDGPADLFTSNVLSAVARVLEGQVRTMDTVARFDRFKFMVIFPETLPDAATHPLERVIDAVQGYDWGVPGMQDAVSVAVGVVGRGFVQGVNLLVDAADAEQYRARRQGPNTLSVAR; this is encoded by the coding sequence GTGGGTCATGTCCCGCACCCGCCGCGCCTGGACGTCCTGATGGACCTCCCCGCCCACCTGCACCCCTTCGAGGCGCTGCTTCCCCAGGAGCACAGCCCCGCGCGGGTCGACGCGCTGCTGGAACTGTCCGCGCACCCTCACCCGCTGCTGGAACAGGTGGCGCTGGCCGAGCAGGCCCGCGCGCTGGCCGCCAGCCTGAACGACCCCGCCCGCACCGCGCGGGCTGAACTGCGACTGGGTCACCTGCTGAGCGGTCCGGAGGGACTGGCGCAGGTCCGGTCCGCCGCGCGACGCTTCGAGCAGCTGCGGGACGTGGATCAGGAACTCGCGTGCGCGCTGCGCGAGGCGGCGCTGCTGGACGACCCGCACGCGCAGCTTGGGGCGCTGCTGCGCGCCGCCGAACTGGCCGAAGAGGCCGGGCAGGCCCTGACCGAACTGGACGTGCAGGTGCGGCTGGGTGAACACCTGCGGGCGCTGGGGCGTGCCGGGCGGGCCGCCGGGGCGTTCACGCGCGCCGCCGAACTAGCCGAAGCGCACGACGCGCGGGTACAGGCGACCGGGGCGCTGCTGGGCCTGGGGGAACTGCACCTGGACGACGGGCATCCGCAGGCGGCGCTGGAGCCGCTGCGCGCGGCGGGGCACCTGACGCGCGGCGAGGGCACCGCCGGGCAGGCCCGCGCGCTGGGCGGCCTGGGCCGCGCGCACGCCGCGCAGGGTGACCCGGAGCGGGCGGCGCGTTTCCTGGACGCGGCGCTGCCCCTGGCCGAACGCCTCGGCGAGCCCGCGCTGCACGCGACGCTGCTGGACGCCCGCGCCGGGGTGCACGGCGCGCAGGGCCAGCCGCAGGAGGCGCACGCGCTGCTGCGCCGCAGCCTCGCCCTGACCGAGCAGTCGCGGCCGGACGAGCACGGGCGGACGCTGCTGGCCCTGGCCGCGCACCTCGCTGGACAGGGCGACACTGGACAGGATCAAACCGCGCAGGCGCGGGACACGCTGGGCTGGGCGCTGCGGTACGGCCTGGAACACGACCGGCCCGGCCTGATCGCCGGGGCGCACCTGGCGCTGGCCGATCTGGCCGAGACGCAGCAGGACATGGCCGAGGCGGCGGCGCAGTTGCGCGCCTGGGCAGCCAGCCTGGACGGACAGCGCCGCCGGGACGCCGACCGCGAGGCGCAGGTGCAGGCGGCCGCGCACGCGGCACGCGAGGCCCTGGCGTGCCGCGCGGCGCGGCGCGAGACGCTGCACCTGATCGAGGGCAGCGTGCAGGACGCCAGCACCCGGCTGGCCGCCATGCAGGTCATGCTGGAACGCTGGCGCAGCACGTCCATGCTGGACACGGAAAGCGGCGCGCACTCGCGACCCTTCGGGCTGGAGGTCCTGGCGCTGCATTTCAACCGCTGCGTGCGCCTGCGCGCCCCGCTGACCCTGGCGATCGTGGGCGTGGAGGTGCAGGCGCCGCCCACCGACGGCCCGGCGGACCTGTTCACCAGCAACGTCCTGAGTGCCGTGGCCCGCGTGCTGGAGGGACAGGTGCGGACCATGGACACCGTGGCGCGCTTCGACCGGTTCAAGTTCATGGTGATCTTCCCCGAGACGCTGCCCGACGCGGCCACGCACCCGCTGGAACGCGTGATTGACGCCGTTCAGGGCTACGACTGGGGCGTGCCGGGCATGCAGGACGCGGTCAGCGTGGCGGTGGGCGTGGTGGGGCGCGGGTTCGTGCAGGGCGTGAACCTGCTCGTGGACGCGGCGGACGCCGAGCAGTACCGCGCGCGGCGGCAGGGGCCGAACACCCTGAGTGTCGCCCGTTAG
- a CDS encoding MFS transporter encodes MTALARAASAYPSGFWVLWWGTLINRLGEFVVPLLGFYLTAHAHLGVTQVSVILAMLGLGRFVSEGLSGPLTDRRGPAFTMILALTGGAVMILALSFAQGFWWTAAGVLGFSLLSALFKPAASTAVAELTQGPQRTRAYNLLYWAINVGAATAPLLGGWLAGRSLRLLFWLDAATMAAFALLLTLLYPRAPRAAPKGDARTRRLLPRDALLWQFCLASLLFGLTYQSYKLLAVVFAQQGYSAAQYGQVLAVNGGLVVLLGLPLGHLIARSGHPRWQALGAALLGAGFLGHALAHTLWAHMLAVAVWTVGEIIAYGISKTIISELGPPAQRGTYIGLVGSMAGLATLLAPLLGGALLQTLGAGRMWIVIAALALLAALLLLALEGRVRARLARNDPAG; translated from the coding sequence GTGACTGCCCTGGCCCGCGCCGCTTCCGCTTACCCGAGCGGGTTCTGGGTGCTGTGGTGGGGCACCCTGATCAACCGCCTGGGTGAGTTCGTGGTGCCGCTGCTGGGCTTCTACCTGACCGCGCACGCGCACCTGGGCGTGACGCAGGTCAGCGTGATCCTGGCGATGCTGGGCCTGGGCCGGTTCGTGTCCGAGGGCCTCAGCGGGCCGCTGACCGACCGGCGCGGCCCGGCCTTCACGATGATCCTCGCGCTGACCGGCGGGGCGGTCATGATCCTGGCGCTGTCGTTCGCGCAGGGCTTCTGGTGGACGGCGGCGGGCGTGCTGGGCTTCTCGCTGCTGTCCGCGCTGTTCAAGCCCGCCGCGAGCACCGCCGTCGCGGAACTCACGCAGGGCCCGCAGCGGACCCGCGCGTACAACCTGCTGTACTGGGCGATCAACGTCGGCGCGGCCACCGCGCCCCTGCTGGGCGGCTGGCTGGCCGGGCGATCCCTGCGACTGCTGTTCTGGCTGGACGCCGCGACCATGGCCGCGTTCGCGCTGCTGCTGACGCTGCTGTACCCGCGCGCTCCCCGCGCCGCGCCGAAGGGCGACGCCCGCACCCGCCGCCTGCTGCCCCGCGACGCACTGCTGTGGCAGTTCTGCCTCGCGTCCCTGCTGTTCGGCCTGACGTACCAGAGTTACAAACTGCTGGCCGTCGTGTTCGCGCAGCAGGGCTACAGCGCCGCCCAGTACGGGCAGGTGCTCGCCGTGAACGGCGGCCTGGTCGTGCTGCTGGGCCTGCCGCTGGGGCACCTGATCGCCCGCAGCGGTCACCCGCGCTGGCAGGCGCTGGGCGCCGCGCTGCTGGGTGCGGGCTTCCTGGGGCACGCCCTGGCGCACACGCTGTGGGCGCACATGCTGGCCGTGGCGGTGTGGACGGTGGGGGAGATCATCGCGTACGGCATCAGCAAGACCATCATCAGCGAACTGGGCCCGCCCGCTCAGCGCGGCACGTACATCGGACTGGTGGGCAGCATGGCAGGCCTGGCGACCCTGCTGGCCCCGCTGCTGGGCGGCGCGCTCCTGCAGACGCTCGGCGCGGGGCGCATGTGGATCGTGATCGCCGCACTGGCGCTCCTGGCCGCGCTGCTGCTGCTGGCCCTCGAAGGGCGCGTCAGGGCGCGGCTGGCGCGGAACGACCCGGCGGGCTAA